The following proteins are co-located in the Gorilla gorilla gorilla isolate KB3781 chromosome 18, NHGRI_mGorGor1-v2.1_pri, whole genome shotgun sequence genome:
- the LOC115932779 gene encoding titin-like isoform X7, with protein MRVWWMLFWLLFLLLLEFISHQCISVINTLADHHHRGTDFGGSPWLDIIIEFPRSYKVVIILWTVYLWLSFLKTIFQSENGHDGSTDVQQRAWRSNRRRQEGNKIGRKDVITLWRHVKTKVMPKIRKMKVTTKINHHDKISGKRKTAKKQKMFQRAQELRRRAEDYHKRKIPPSARKPLCNWVRMAAAQHRHSSGLPHWPYLTAETLKNRMGHQPPPPTQQHSITDNSLSLKTHAECLVYPLPPSADDNLTTPPECFLTPLPPSAPPSADDNLKTPPLATQEAEAEKPPKPERQRAADVEPPPKPERRRAADVQPSRKPERRRAADVQPSRKPERRRTTDVQPSRKPERRRAAVDKTPAEFLVYPLPPSADDNLEMPLECLLTPLPPSPPPSAPPSADDNLKTPPLATQEAEAEKPPKPERQRAADVEPPPKPERRRAADVQSSRKPERRRAADVQPSRKPERRRTTDVQPSRKPERRRAAVDKTPAEFLVYPLPPSADDNLETPLECLLAPLPPSRLSPAPPSADDKTPAEFLVYPLPPSADDNLEMPLECLLTPLPPSPPPSADDNLKTPPLATQEAEAEKPPKPERQRAADVEPPPKPERRRAADVQPSRKPERRRAADVQPSWKPERRRTTDVQPSRKPERRRAAVDKTPAEFLVYPLPPSADDNLEMPLECLLTPLPPSPPPSAPPSADDNLKTPPLATQEAEAEKPPKPERQRATDVEPPPKPERRRAADVQPSRKPERRRAADVQPSWKPERRRITDVQPSRKPERRRAAVDKTPAEFLVYPLPPSADDNLETPLECLLAPLPPSRLSPAPPSADDKTPAEFLVYPLPPSADDNLEMPLECLLTPLPPSPPPSADDNLKTPPLATQEAEAEKPPKPERQRAADVEPPPKPERRRAADVQPSQKPERRRAADVQPSWKPERRRTTDVQPSRKPERRRAAVDKTPAEFLVYPLPPSADDNLEMPLECLLTPLPPSPPPSAPPSADDNLKTPPLATQEAEAEKPPKPERQRAADVEPPPKPERRRAADVQPSRKPERRRAADVQPSRKPERRRTTDVQPSRKPERRRAAVDKTPAEFLVYPLPPSADDNLETPLECLLAPLPPSRLSPAPPSADDKTPAEFLVYPLPPSADDNLETPLECLLTPLPPSPPPSAPTSADDNLKTPPLATQEAEAEKPPKPERQRAADVEPPPKPERRRAADVQPSRKPERRRTTDVQPSRKPERRRAAVYKTPAEFLVYPLPPSADDNLETPLECLLAPLPPSRLSPAPPSADDKTPAEFVVYPLPPSADDNLETPLECLLTPLPPSPPPSAPPSADDNLKTPPLATQEAEAEKPPKPERQRAADVEPPPKPERRRAADVQPSRKPERRRAADVQPSRKPERRRAAVDDKTPAEFLVYPLPPSADDNLEMPLECLLTPLPPSPPSSDPPSADDETLAEFVVYLLPPSADDDLETPLECLLTPLPPSPPPSADDNLKTPPLATQEAEAEKPPKPERERAADVEPPPKPERRRAADVQPSRKPERRRAADVQPSGKPERRRTTDVQPSRKPERRRAAVDKTPAEFLVYPLPPSADDNLEMPLECLLTPLPPSPPPSAPPSADDNLKTPPLATQEAEAEKPPKPERRRATDVEPPLKPETRSAADAQPSRKPERRRAADLESPPKPERRSAADAQPSPKPERRSAADVQPSPKPERRRAADLESPPKPERRSAADAQPSPKPERRSTADAQPSPKPERRRATDLESPPKLERRSAADAQPSPKPERRSAADAQPSPKPERRRAADLESPPKPERRSAADAQPSPKPERRSAADAQPSLKPERWSAAEAQPSPKPERRSATDAQPSLKHERRSAADAQPSPKPERRRATDLESPPKLERGSAADAQPSPKPERRSTADAQPSPKPERRSAADAQPSPKPERRRAADLESPPKPERRSAADAQPSPKPERRSTADAQPSPKPERRRATDLESPPKLERRSAADAQPSPKPERRSAADAQPSPKPERRRAADLESPPKPERRSAADAQPSPKPERRSAADAQPSLKPERWSAAEAQPSPKPERRSAADAQPSLKHERRSAADAQPSPKPERRRATDLESPPKLERGSAADAQPSPKPERRSTADAQPSPKPERRSAADAQPSPKPERRRAADLESPPKPERRSAADAQPSPKPERRRAADAQPSPKPERRRAADVQPSPKPERRSTADAQPSPKPERRSTADAQPSPKPERRRAADAQSSLKPKRRSAADAEPSSPEPKRRRVADVEPPCKPPCKPKRRRAADRERPRKPPRKPKRWSAAEAQPSPKPERRSATDAEPPRRPKRRRAADVKPSSPEPKRRRVADVEPPHRPKRRRVADVRRPRKPPRKPKRWSAAKAQPLPKPEGRSAAEAQPSPKPEGRSAAEAQPSPKPEGRSAAEAQPSPKPEGRSAAEAQPSPKPEGRSAADAQPSPKPEGRSAADAQPSPKPEGRSAADLESPRKPERRSAADVQPSPKPERRSAADRESPPKPERRSAADAQASPKPERRSAADLESPAKPERRSAAEAQPSPKPERRSAADSQPLPKPERRSAADAQPSLKPERRSAADVQPSPKPERRSAADLESPPEPERRSAADTQPSSKPERRSAADAQPSPKPEGRSAAEAQPSPKPEGRSAAEAQPSPKSERRSAADTQPSPKPERRSVADLESPPKPERRSAADLESPPKPERRSAAEAQPSPKPERRSAADAQPSPKPERRSAADAQPSLKPERRSAADVQPSPKPERRSAADLESPPEPERRSAADAQLSPKPERRSAAADAQPSPKPERRSAADAEPPRKPKRRRAADIEPSSPEPKRRRVGDVELPRKPKRPRAADVEPSLPEPKRRRVGDVELPRKRKRPQAADVEPSLPEPKRRRLN; from the exons ATGCGGGTGTGGTGGATGCTCTTTTGGCTCCTCTTTTTGCTCCTGCTGGAATTTATCAGCCATCAGTGCATCTCT GTTATCAATACTCTGGCTGACCATCATCATCGTGGGACTGACTTTGGTGGAAGTCCTTGGTTAGATATCATTATTGAATTTCCGAGAAGTTATAAAGTTGTCATTATCCTCTGGACAGTTTACCTTTGG TTGTCTTTCCTGAAGACTATCTTCCAGTCTGAAAATGGACATGATGGATCCACAGATGTACAGCAGAGAGCTTGGAGGTCCAACCGCCGTAGACAGGAAG gaAATAAAATTGGCCGGAAAGACGTCATTACTCTATGGAGACATGTGAAAACAAAAGTTATGCCTAAAATCCGTAAGATGAAGGTGACAACGAAAATCAACCATCATGACAAAATCAGTGGAAAGAGGAAGACCGCCAAAAAACA GAAAATGTTTCAACGTGCGCAAGAGTTGCGGCGGCGGGCAGAGGACTACCACAAACGCAAA ATCCCCCCTTCTGCAAGAAAGCCTCTTTGCAACTGG GTCAGAATGGCGGCAGCGCAGCATCGTCATTCTTCAGGATTGCCCCACTGGCCCTACCTCAcagctgaaactttaaaaaacaggatGGGCCACCAGCCACCTCCTCCAACTCAACAACATTCTATAACTGATAACTCCCTGAGCCTCAAGACACATGCCGAAtgtctggtctatccccttccaccctcagcggatgataatctcacgACGCCTCCCGAGTgtttcctcactcctcttccaccctcagctccaccctcagcggatgataatctcaagacacctcccttagctactcaggaggctgaggcagaaaaaccacccaaacccgagagacagagggccgctgacgtggaaccaccaccgaaacccgagaggcggagggccgctgacgtgcaaccatcacggaaacccgagaggcggagggccgctgacgtgcaaccatcacggaaacccgagaggcggaggaccactgacgtgcaaccatcacggaaacccgagaggcggagggccgcagtggataagacacctgccgagtttctggtctatccccttccaccctcagcggatgataatctcgaaatgcctctcgagtgtctcctcactcctcttccaccctcacctccaccctcagctccaccctcagcggatgataatctcaagacacctcccttagctactcaggaggctgaggcagaaaaaccacccaaacccgagagacagagggccgctgacgtggaaccaccaccgaaacccgagaggcggagggccgctgacgtgcaatcatcacggaaacccgagaggcggagggccgctgacgtgcaaccatcacggaaacccgagaggcggaggaccactgacgtgcaaccatcacggaaacccgagaggcggagggccgcagtggataagacacctgccgagtttctggtctatccccttccaccctcagcggatgataatctcgaaacgcctctcgagtgtctcctcgctcctcttccaccctcacgtctatccccagctccaccctcagcggatgataagacacctgccgagtttctggtctatccccttccaccctcagcggatgataatctcgaaatgcctctcgagtgtctcctcactcctcttccaccctcacctccaccctcagcggatgataatctcaagacacctcccttagctactcaggaggctgaggcagaaaaaccacccaaacccgagagacagagggccgctgacgtggaaccaccaccgaaacccgagaggcggagggccgctgacgtgcaaccatcacggaaacccgagaggcggagggccgctgacgtgcaaccatcatggaaacccgagaggcggaggaccactgacgtgcaaccatcacggaaacccgagaggcggagggccgcagtggataagacacctgccgagtttctggtctatccccttccaccctcagcggatgataatctcgaaatgcctctcgagtgtctcctcactcctcttccaccctcacctccaccctcagctccaccctcagcggatgataatctcaagacacctcccttagctactcaggaggctgaggcagaaaaaccacccaaacccgagagacagagggccactgacgtggaaccaccaccgaaacccgagaggcggagggccgctgacgtgcaaccatcacggaaacccgagaggcggagggccgctgacgtgcaaccatcgtggaaacccgagaggcggaggatcactgacgtgcaaccatcacggaaacccgagaggcggagggccgcagtggataagacacctgccgagtttctggtctatccccttccaccctcagcggatgataatctcgaaacgcctctcgagtgtctcctcgctcctcttccaccctcacgtctatccccagctccaccctcagcggatgataagacacctgccgagtttctggtctatccccttccaccctcagcggatgataatctcgaaatgcctctcgagtgtctcctcactcctcttccaccctcacctccaccctcagcggatgataatctcaagacacctcccttagctactcaggaggctgaggcagaaaaaccacccaaacccgagagacagagggccgctgacgtggaaccaccaccgaaacccgagaggcggagggccgctgacgtgcaaccatcacagaaacccgagaggcggagggccgctgacgtgcaaccatcatggaaacccgagaggcggaggaccactgacgtgcaaccatcacggaaacccgagaggcggagggccgcagtggataagacacctgccgagtttctggtctatccccttccaccctcagcggatgataatctcgaaatgcctctcgagtgtctcctcactcctcttccaccctcacctccaccctcagctccaccctcagcggatgataatctcaagacacctcccttagctactcaggaggctgaggcagaaaaaccacccaaacccgagagacagagggccgctgacgtggaaccaccaccgaaacccgagaggcggagggccgctgacgtgcaaccatcacggaaacccgagaggcggagggccgctgacgtgcaaccatcacggaaacccgagaggcggaggaccactgacgtgcaaccatcacggaaacccgagaggcggagggccgcagtggataagacacctgccgagtttctggtctatccccttccaccctcagcggatgataatctcgaaacgcctctcgagtgtctcctcgctcctcttccaccctcacgtctatccccagctccaccctcagcggatgataagacacctgccgagtttctggtctatccccttccaccctcagcggatgataatctcgaaacacctctcgagtgtctcctcactcctcttccaccctcacctccaccctcagctccaacctcagcggatgataatctcaagacacctcccttagctactcaggaggctgaggcagaaaaaccacccaaacccgagagacagagggccgctgacgtggaaccaccaccgaaacccgagaggcggagggccgctgacgtgcaaccatcacggaaacccgagaggcggaggaccactgacgtgcaaccatcacggaaacccgagaggcggagggccgcagtgtataagacacctgccgagtttctggtctatccccttccaccctcagcggatgataatctcgaaacgcctctcgagtgtctcctcgctcctcttccaccctcacgtctatccccagctccaccctcagcggatgataagacacctgccgagtttgtggtctatccccttccaccctcagcggatgataatctcgaaacgcctctcgagtgtctcctcactcctcttccaccctcacctccaccctcagctccaccctcagcggatgataatctcaagacacctcccttagctactcaggaggctgaggcagaaaaaccacccaaacccgagagacagagggccgctgacgtggaaccaccaccgaaacccgagaggcggagggccgctgacgtgcaaccatcacggaaacccgagaggcggagggccgctgacgtgcaaccatcacggaaacccgagaggcggagggccgcagtggatgataagacacctgccgagtttctggtctatcctcttccaccctcagcggatgataatctcgaaatgcctctcgagtgtctccttactcctcttccaccctcacctccatcctcagatccaccctcagcggatgatgagaCACTTGCCGAGTTTGTGGTCTAtctccttccaccctcagcggatgatgatctcgaaacgcctctcgagtgtctcctcactcctcttccaccctcacctccaccctcagcggatgataatctcaagacacctcccttagctactcaggaggctgaggcagaaaaaccacccaaacccgagagagagagggccgctgacgtggaaccaccaccgaaacccgagaggcggagggccgctgacgtgcaaccatcacggaaacccgagaggcggagggccgctgacgtgcaaccatcagggaaacccgagaggcggaggaccactgacgtgcaaccatcacggaaacccgagaggcggagggccgcagtggataagacacctgccgagtttctggtctatccccttccaccctcagcggatgataatctcgaaatgcctctcgagtgtctcctcactcctcttccaccctcacctccaccctcagctccaccctcagcggatgataatctcaagacacctcccttagctactcaggaggctgaggcagaaaaaccaccgaaacccgagaggcggagggccactGACGTGGAACCGCCACTGAAACCCGAGacgcggagcgccgctgacgcgcagccatcacggaaacccgagaggcggagggccgctgacctggaatcaccaccgaaacccgagaggcggagcgccgctgacgcgcagccgtcgccgaaacccgagaggcggagcgccgctgacgttcaaccatcaccaaaacccgagaggcggagggccgctgacctggaatcaccaccgaaacccgagaggcggagcgctgctgacgcgcaaccatcaccgaaacccgagaggcggagcaccgctgacgcgcagccgtcgccgaaacctgagaggcggagggccactgacctggaatcaccaccgaaactcgagaggcggagcgccgctgacgcacaaccatcaccgaaacccgagaggcggagcgccgctgacgcgcagccgtcgccgaaacctgagaggcggagggccgctgacctggaatcaccaccgaaacccgagaggcggagcgccgctgacgcgcaaccatcaccgaaacccgagaggcggagtgccgctgacgcgcagccatcactgaaacccgagaggtggagcgccgctgaggcgcagccgtcgccgaaacctgagaggcggagcgccactgacgcgcaaccatcactGAAAcacgagaggcggagcgccgctgacgcgcagccgtcgccgaaacctgagaggcggagggccactgacctggaatcaccaccgaaactcGAGAGGGGGAGCGCCGCTGatgcgcaaccatcaccgaaacctgagaggcggagcaccgctgacgcgcaaccatcaccgaaacccgagaggcggagcgccgctgacgcgcagccgtcgccgaaacctgagaggcggagggccgctgacctggaatcaccaccgaaacccgagaggcggagtgccgctgacgcgcaaccatcaccgaaacccgagaggcggagcaccgctgacgcgcagccgtcgccgaaacctgagaggcggagggccactgacctggaatcaccaccgaaactcgagaggcggagcgccgctgacgcgcaaccatcaccgaaacccgagaggcggagcgccgctgacgcgcagccgtcgccgaaacctgagaggcggagggccgctgacctggaatcaccaccgaaacccgagaggcggagcgccgctgacgcgcaaccatcaccgaaacccgagaggcggagtgccgctgacgcgcagccatcactgaaacccgagaggtggagcgccgctgaggcgcagccgtcgccgaaacctgagaggcggagcgccgctgacgcgcaaccatcactGAAAcacgagaggcggagcgccgctgacgcgcagccgtcgccgaaacctgagaggcggagggccactgacctggaatcaccaccgaaactcGAGAGggggagcgccgctgacgcgcaaccatcaccgaaacctgagaggcggagcaccgctgacgcgcaaccatcaccgaaacccgagaggcggagcgccgctgacgcgcagccgtcgccgaaacctgagaggcggagggccgctgacctggaatcaccaccgaaacccgagaggcggagcgccgctgacgcgcaaccatcaccgaaacccgagaggcggagggccgctgacgcgcagccatcaccgaaacccgagaggcggagggccgctgacgtgcaaccatcaccgaaacctgagaggcggagcaccgctgacgcgcagccatcaccgaaacccgagaggcggagcaccGCTGatgcgcagccatcaccgaaacccgagaggcggagggctgCTGACGCGCAGTCGTCGCtgaaacccaagaggcggagcgccgctgacgcggaaccatcatcacccgaacccaagaggcggagggtcgctgacgtggaaccgCCATGCAAACCCCCATgcaaacccaagaggcggagggccgctgacagGGAACGGCCACGCAAACCCCCACgcaaacccaagaggtggagcgccgctgaggcgcagccgtcgccaaaacctgagaggcggagcgccaCTGACGCGGAACCTCCACGCAGGCCaaagaggcggagggccgctgacgtgaaaccatcatcacccgaacccaagaggcggagggtcgctgacgtggaaccgCCACACagacccaagaggcggagggtcgctgacgtgaGACGGCCACGCAAACCCCCACgcaaacccaagaggtggagcgcCGCTAAGGCGCAGCCGTTgccgaaacccgaggggcggagcgccgctgaggcgcagccgtcgccgaaacccgaggggcggagcgccgctgaggcgcagccgtcgccgaaacccgaggggcggagcgccgctgaggcgcagccgtcgccgaaacccgaggggcggagcgccgctgaggcgcagccgtcgccgaaacccgaggggcggagcgccgctgacgcgcagccgtcgccgaaacccgaggggcggagcgccgctgacgcgcagccgtcgccgaaacccgaggggcggagcgcggctgacctggaatcaccacggaaacccgagaggcggagcgccgctgacgtgcagccatcaccgaaacctgagaggcggagcgccgctgaccgggaatcaccaccgaaacccgagaggcggagcgccgctgacgcgcaagcatcaccgaaacccgagaggcggagcgccgctgacctggaatcaccagcgaaacccgagaggcggagcgccgctgaggcgcagccgtcgccgaaacccgagaggcggagcgccgctgactcGCAGCCGttgccgaaacccgagaggcggagcgccgctgacgcgcagccgtcattgaaacccgagaggcggagcgccgctgacgtgcagccgtcgccgaaacccgagaggcggagcgccgctgacctggaatcaccaccggaacccgagaggcggagcgccgctgacacgcagccatcatcgaaacccgagaggcggagcgccgctgacgcgcagccgtcgccgaaacccgaggggcggagcgccgctgaggcgcagccgtcgccgaaacccgaggggcggagcgccgctgaggcgcagccgtcgccgaaatccgagaggcggagcgccgctgacacgcagccatcaccgaaacctgagaggcggagcgtcgctgacctggaatcaccaccgaaacccgagaggcggagcgccgctgacctggaatcaccaccgaaacccgagaggcggagcgccgctgaggcgcagccgtcgccgaaacccgagaggcgcagcgccgctgacgcgcagccgtcgccgaaacccgagaggcggagcgccgctgacgcgcagccgtcattgaaacccgagaggcggagcgccgctgacgtgcagccgtcgccgaaacccgagaggcggagcgccgctgacctggaatcaccaccggaacccgagaggcggagcgccgctgacgcgcagctgtcgccgaaacccgagaggcggagcgccgctgctgacgcgcagccgtcgccgaaacccgagaggcggagcgccgctgacgcggaACCGCCTcgcaaacccaagaggcggagggcagCTGACAttgaaccatcatcacccgaacccaagaggcggagggtcggTGACGTGGAACTGCCACGCAAACccaagaggccgagggccgccgacgtggaaccatcattacccgaacccaagaggcggagggtcggTGACGTGGAACTGCCACGCAAACGCAAGAGGCCGCAGGCCGCCGACGTGGAACCATCAttacccgaacccaagaggcggaggttgaattAG